One genomic window of Hydra vulgaris chromosome 03, alternate assembly HydraT2T_AEP includes the following:
- the LOC100207938 gene encoding D-glucuronyl C5-epimerase has translation MLKKIIRLLFNWKGTLYFICTFVYFWYVGMSSISPLFFYQDQDSSNSERFLADSNGNEKIALPSFSTVHVNVNFIQKFNGLSINNELYVPFEFLKHYYEIYGIFEKVEPGDPLQFTWLNSDPNVLNPNQLTFLPYSFQRTYLNFHESDVANRGRVKCICGKYEVPISTQWDKKGYYYPTQIAQYGLSHLSKHYIENQIKMDRKEYTVLLKIGTVGHQRYQLYDQGLEMFIVKLKFIKLFSSFELKIVATDSNEYLMQYILDDVMIEKRNLNQIVHGLGKNVFRSEITRDLNVDLVKGLSSGKHSGDTFSIKIQKILSLDIDNVQYVKSVKFVYEDHIAKFMAAADWLLYYQDDQGGWKTNVSRIVIPEIRTDAGWYNAMGQGQAISLLCRVYFYTKDTKYLNSALKATHLFRIPSAKNGILAMLFDKYPWYEEYPTVPPLYVLNGFIYSLFGLYDLFNIASSKDAAEAQYLFYQGMNSLETVLPLFDNGHGSFYDLRHISIPGSMPNRARWQYHRVHIEQLHAIVELTKNSVVNRTLQRWIGYGWGILAKHN, from the exons atgctgaaaaaaattattcgtttattatttaattggaaaggaacattatattttatttgtacttTTGTTTACTTTTGGTATGTGGGCATGTCAAGTATAtctccattatttttttatcaagaccAAGACTCATCCAATTCTGAAAGATTTTTAGCAGATAGTAATGGAAATGAAAAAATTGCTTTACCTTCTTTTTCTACTGTTCATGTCAATGTAAATTTCATTCAGAAATTTAATggtttaagtataaataatgaATTGTATGTACCGTTTGAATTCCTTAAACATTACTATGAAATTTatggtatttttgaaaaagttgaacCAGGAGATCCTTTACAGTTTACATGGCTAAATTCTGATCCAAATGTTCTCAATCCTAATCAATTGACCTTTTTGCCATATTCTTTTCAAAGAACTTATCTTAATTTTCATGAATCTGATGTTGCTAATAGAGGGAGAGTAAAGTGTATCTGTGGAAAGTATGAAGTTCCAATTTCAACACAATGGGATAAAAAAGGTTATTATTATCCAACCCAAATAGCACAGTATGGTTTGTCACATTTGAGTAAGCACTAtattgaaaatcaaattaaaatggACCGTAAAGAATatactgttttattaaaaatag gAACAGTTGGTCATCAAAGATATCAGCTATATGATCAAGGTTTAGAAATGTTTATAGTAAAGCTAAAGttcattaaattgttttcttcttttgaattaaaaatagttgcTACTGATTCAAATGAATACCTAATGCAATATATTCTTG aTGATGTTAtgatagaaaaaagaaatttaaaccaAATAGTTCATGGTTTGGGTAAAAATGTTTTCCGATCAGAAATTACACGTGACTTGAATGTTGATTTGGTTAAAGGTCTTTCATCAGGCAAGCATTCAGGTGATAcatttagtataaaaatacaaaaaatattaagtcTTGACATTGACAATGTTCAATATGTAAAATCTGTCAAGTTTGTTTATGAAGATCACATTGCCAAGTTTATGGCAGCAGCTGATTGGCTGTTGTATTACCAAGATGACCAAGGTGGATGGAAAACTAATGTTTCCAGGATTGTAATTCCAGAAATTAGGACTGATGCTGGTTGGTATAATGCTATGGGGCAGGGTCAAGCAATATCTTTGTTATGTCGAGTTTACTTTTACACAAAAGACACTAAGTATTTAAATTCAGCCCTTAAAGCAACGCATTTGTTTAGGATACCTTCTGCAAAAAATGGTATTTTAGCTATGTTGTTTGATAAATACCCATGGTATGAAGAATATCCCACTGTGCCACCTTTATATGTTTTGAACggttttatttattctttatttggATTGTATGATCTTTTTAATATTGCCAGTTCTAAAGATGCTGCTGAAGCacaatatttgttttatcaagGAATGAATTCTTTAGAGACAGTACTTCCATTATTTGATAATGGTCATGGATCGTTCTATGATTTGCGCCATATTTCTATACCAGGAAGCATGCCAAACAGAGCTCGTTGGCAGTATCACCGCGTACACATTGAGCAATTGCATGCTATTGTTGAACTAACAAAAAATAGTGTTGTTAATAGAACCTTGCAAAGATGGATTGGTTATGGATGGGGTATCCTTGCTAAGCATAACTAG